The Gasterosteus aculeatus chromosome 17, fGasAcu3.hap1.1, whole genome shotgun sequence genome includes a window with the following:
- the alas1 gene encoding 5-aminolevulinate synthase, non-specific, mitochondrial, translating into MDVIVRRCPFLARMPQAFFQQSKKSMVVYAQRCPLMMELAAKPMAPPIARALCSSSSSHQKTEDITSAGEGPKQDGEPKLPGGHPVPSSGQASASKCPFLAAEMGQKNSSVVRQVSMEFQEDVQEVRTVKKELSPAQLKPSFASNIKGSGEKKTNLMTTLLKQRPKGISHLLQDNLPGSWSRYQYDEFFERKIEEKKSDHTYRVFKTVNRLAQEFPMADNFTASLEEKSDVSVWCSNDYLGMSRHPRVVQSIMETLQKHGSGAGGTRNISGTSKFHVELEQELADLHKKDAALLFTSCFVANDSTLFTLAKMLPGCEIYSDAGNHASMIMGIRNSGAKKVVFRHNDVAHLREVLQKGDPTKPKIVAFETVHSMDGAVCPLEEMCDLAHEFGAITFVDEVHAVGLYGARGGGIGDRDGIMHKMDIISGTLGKAFGCVGGYIASTASLVDTVRSYAAGFIFTTSLPPMLLNGARNSIQILKGQEGRTLRRKHQRNVKLLRQMLMDSGLPVVHCPSHIIPIRVADAEKNTEVCDIMMSRHNIYVQAINYPTVARGDELLRIAPTPHHTPEMMKYFVERLVDTWKEVGLEVKPHSSAECTFCQQPLHFEVMSDREKSYFSGLSHPISACA; encoded by the exons ATGGATGTGATCGTGCGTCGCTGTCCATTCCTGGCTCGCATGCCTCAGGCCTTCTTCCAGCAGTCCAAGAAGTCTATGGTGGTGTACGCCCAGCGATGCCCCCTCATGATGGAGCTGGCCGCTAAACCGATGGCTCCCCCAATAGCTCGGGCACTctgctcatcctcctcctcccaccagaAGACCGAGGACATCACGTCGGCTGGTGAAG GCCCTAAACAAGATGGGGAGCCGAAGCTGCCCGGTGGCCACCCTGTGCCGTCCTCCGGCCAGGCATCGGCCTCTAAATGCCCTTTCCTGGCGGCTGAGATGGGCCAAAAGAACAGCAGTGTGGTCCGCCAGGTCAGCATGGAGTTCCAAGAAGATGTTCAGGAAGTCCGCACGGTCAAGAAAG agctgTCTCCAGCCCAGCTGAAGCCGTCCTTTGCCAGCAACATTAAGGGCAGCGGAGAGAAGAAAACTAATCTAATGACGACCCTCCTGAAACAGAGACCTAAAGGCATCTCccacctgctgcaggacaaCTTGCCAGGCAGTT GGTCCCGCTACCAGTACGACGAGTTTTTCGAGAGGAAGAtcgaggagaagaagagtgaCCACACTTATCGCGTGTTCAAGACCGTGAACCGCCTGGCCCAAGAGTTCCCCATGGCCGACAACTTCACCGCCTCCTTAGAGGAGAAGAGTGACGTGTCTGTCTGGTGCAGCAACGACTACCTGGGCATGAGTCGACACCCTCGGGTCGTGCAGTCCATTAT ggagaCTTTACAAAAGCACGGCTCGGGGGCCGGAGGCACCAGGAACATCTCTGGGACCAGTAAGTTCCACGTTGAACTTGAACAAGAACTGGCTGACCTTCACAAGAAAGACGCCGCACTGCTCTTCACCTCCTGCTTTGTTGCCAATGACTCCACCCTCTTCACCCTCGCCAAGATGCTACcgg GTTGTGAGATCTACTCTGATGCGGGCAACCACGCCTCAATGATCATGGGTATCCGCAACAGCGGTGCTAAGAAAGTTGTTTTCCGCCACAATGACGTGGCCCATCTGCGAGAGGTTCTACAGAAGGGCGACCCCACCAAACCGAAGATAGTGGCCTTTGAGACCGTCCATTCCATGGATG GCGCTGTGTGTCCTCTGGAGGAGATGTGCGACCTGGCTCACGAGTTTGGGGCCATCACCTTCGTAGACGAGGTTCACGCCGTGGGACTATATGGTGCCAGAGGAGGGGGCATTGGAGACCGGGACGGCATCATGCACAAGATGGATATCATCTCGGGGACATTAG GCAAGGCTTTCGGCTGTGTGGGCGGTTACATCGCAAGCACGGCTTCCCTGGTGGACACGGTGCGCTCCTACGCCGCAGGCTTCATCTTTACCACCTCTCTGCCGCCGATGCTGCTAAACGGCGCCAGGAACTCCATCCAGATCCTCAAAGGGCAGGAGGGCCGCACTCTGAGACGCAAACACCAGCGCAACGTCAAGCTGCTCCGGCAGATGCTGATGGACTCGGGGCTGCCAGTGGTGCACTGCCCCAGCCACATCATCCCAATCCGG GTGGCGGACGcggagaaaaacacagaggTGTGTGACATCATGATGAGTCGCCACAACATCTACGTCCAGGCAATCAACTATCCCACCGTTGCCAGGGGCGACGAGCTCCTGCGCATCGCCCCGACGCCTCACCACACCCCTGAGATGATGAAATACTTTGTTG AGAGGCTGGTGGACACATGGAAGGAGGTGGGCCTGGAGGTGAAGCCCCACTCCTCGGCAGAGTGCACCTTCTGCCAGCAGCCGCTGCACTTTGAAGTGATGAGCGATCGTGAAAAGTCTTACTTCAGCGGCCTCAGCCACCCCATCTCAGCCTGCGCATAA
- the b9d2 gene encoding B9 domain-containing protein 2 → MAELHIIGHIVGATGFPHSSLFCKWGVHTGGAWRLLAGLKEGQTQVDIPQTGDMAYWSHPIDLHYATKGLHGWPKLHLQVWHQDYFGRCQLYGYGYCHVPSSPGHHRIDCVTWRPLGSWQEQLAQMFVGGGPQLRSPDLIYSGADRYRLHTEAMGSVALELGIIMRHFDKYGVES, encoded by the coding sequence ATGGCGGAGCTCCACATTATAGGACATATTGTCGGGGCCACCGGTTTCCCGCATAGCAGTCTATTTTGCAAATGGGGTGTTCACACGGGAGGAGCATGGCGTCTTCTAGCCGGGCTGAAGGAGGGTCAGACCCAAGTGGATATCCCCCAAACCGGCGACATGGCGTACTGGAGTCACCCGATAGATCTGCACTACGCGACCAAGGGACTCCACGGCTGGCCGAAGCTTCACCTCCAGGTGTGGCACCAGGACTATTTCGGGCGCTGCCAGTTGTACGGCTACGGGTACTGCCACGTCCCGTCGAGCCCGGGACATCACCGGATCGACTGCGTGACCTGGAGGCCGCTCGGCTCCTGGCAAGAACAGTTGGCGCAAATGTTCGTCGGCGGAGGACCGCAGCTGCGCAGCCCGGACCTCATATACAGCGGGGCGGACAGATACAGACTGCACACCGAGGCCATGGGATCCGTGGCGCTGGAGCTGGGCATCATCATGAGACACTTCGACAAATATGGCGTCGAGAGTTGA